From a single Candidatus Nanopelagicales bacterium genomic region:
- a CDS encoding choice-of-anchor D domain-containing protein: MRHQVGVQATSVPDSGRTMWYVPVVLLSLTVLMAGGSVPATRARAEAMPEVFATLTPNQGGATAGFGLDLAADGEYAVIGAAGENAARGAAYVYRFNPDRSVTRLARLQASDGVAADRFGSAVAIDGSTIVVGAYGANADAGAAYVFKRPDAGWSGELTQTAKLTAANSAYLGYSVAVSSGAVVAGDYGHDGARGAVRVYDTPLLGWQDDATPTKTMLASDADPSDQLGRAVAISGDTVVAGAKDNNGRGAAYVFERGVGLFGPWPASQTAKLTTSTGEVGDDVGDSVDVDESTIVVGAPQWGSDGAAFVYSRPAGGWQDATQTARLTVPSDPGSSFAGVAVIVNGSEILVGATGIGQRGGLVKFTEADAGWTTTDESAWQIAPTGNTLDQIGSSVAANDDYVLLGWPSAQLAAGGGGAVLLYGFPNFASAPLRLSFPETQVASTADAKTVTVSNSGSAVLLPSVELTGEAPGDFAIVSDTCTAGAWPAGSCTVSVTFTPTAANGRNAFLQFTDGADASPQRIPLTGTGTPAAEAAPTASPTQDPAPASSMTPTPESGVSPAPESSSDPAPQPGPNAGARPAPPKGLKVVPKRKKVKATWRAGARANEYRIAVRGKKPKVVRTATTAALHRTVKSLKPSKRYRVCVRSHNDAGSSKKVCRRTRTKG; this comes from the coding sequence GTGCGACACCAGGTTGGTGTGCAGGCGACATCCGTCCCCGACAGCGGCCGGACGATGTGGTACGTCCCCGTCGTTCTCCTCTCGCTCACCGTGCTCATGGCCGGTGGGTCTGTTCCGGCAACGAGGGCCCGGGCAGAGGCCATGCCGGAAGTGTTCGCAACGCTCACCCCAAATCAGGGGGGAGCAACGGCGGGATTCGGCTTGGACCTTGCCGCTGACGGAGAGTACGCGGTGATCGGTGCAGCCGGCGAGAATGCGGCGCGAGGCGCAGCGTACGTCTACCGATTCAATCCTGATCGCAGCGTCACCCGCTTGGCCCGATTGCAGGCGTCAGATGGCGTGGCAGCTGATCGCTTCGGCAGCGCTGTCGCAATCGACGGCTCGACCATCGTCGTCGGAGCATACGGCGCCAACGCCGACGCCGGCGCCGCTTACGTGTTCAAGCGACCGGATGCCGGGTGGTCCGGTGAGTTGACGCAGACGGCAAAACTCACCGCTGCGAACAGCGCCTACCTGGGGTATTCCGTCGCGGTGTCGAGTGGTGCCGTTGTGGCAGGGGACTACGGTCACGATGGAGCCAGAGGTGCAGTGCGGGTGTACGACACCCCGCTGCTGGGCTGGCAGGACGACGCCACACCCACGAAGACCATGCTGGCCAGCGATGCGGACCCCTCCGACCAGTTGGGGAGGGCAGTCGCGATTTCCGGCGATACCGTTGTCGCGGGCGCCAAAGACAACAATGGGCGAGGCGCCGCTTATGTCTTCGAACGTGGCGTGGGACTCTTCGGCCCTTGGCCCGCCAGCCAGACAGCGAAACTCACGACCTCCACTGGCGAAGTTGGCGATGATGTCGGAGACTCCGTTGACGTTGACGAGAGCACCATCGTCGTCGGAGCACCACAGTGGGGCAGCGACGGGGCCGCCTTTGTCTACTCTCGACCCGCCGGCGGATGGCAGGACGCGACTCAGACCGCGCGGCTGACTGTGCCCAGCGACCCCGGTAGCTCCTTTGCCGGAGTGGCTGTCATAGTCAACGGATCCGAAATTCTCGTGGGCGCCACCGGGATCGGGCAGCGTGGCGGGTTAGTGAAGTTCACGGAAGCCGATGCCGGGTGGACCACAACGGATGAGAGCGCGTGGCAGATCGCCCCAACCGGAAACACCCTGGATCAGATCGGCAGCAGTGTGGCCGCCAATGATGACTACGTGTTGCTGGGCTGGCCCAGCGCCCAACTGGCTGCCGGCGGTGGCGGCGCGGTATTGCTCTATGGATTCCCCAATTTCGCGTCGGCTCCCTTGCGGCTCAGTTTCCCGGAGACTCAGGTTGCGTCTACCGCGGACGCCAAGACTGTGACGGTGAGCAACTCCGGGTCGGCAGTTCTGCTGCCGTCGGTGGAACTGACCGGCGAGGCGCCCGGGGACTTCGCCATCGTGTCGGACACCTGCACCGCTGGAGCCTGGCCGGCTGGGTCTTGCACGGTGTCCGTGACATTCACCCCCACTGCTGCCAACGGGCGCAACGCGTTTCTGCAGTTCACCGATGGTGCGGACGCCAGCCCACAACGGATCCCGCTGACCGGGACTGGAACGCCGGCTGCGGAGGCCGCACCTACCGCCTCGCCGACACAGGACCCCGCACCCGCTTCCAGCATGACGCCCACCCCGGAATCGGGAGTGAGCCCCGCACCTGAGTCCAGTAGCGACCCGGCTCCCCAACCGGGACCCAACGCCGGCGCCCGCCCCGCGCCGCCGAAAGGCCTCAAGGTCGTCCCCAAGCGCAAGAAGGTCAAGGCCACCTGGCGGGCGGGCGCCAGGGCAAATGAGTACCGCATCGCCGTGCGCGGCAAGAAGCCCAAAGTCGTTCGTACCGCCACCACAGCAGCGCTGCACCGCACCGTGAAGAGCCTGAAACCCAGCAAGCGCTACCGGGTCTGCGTGCGTTCCCACAATGACGCCGGCAGTTCCAAGAAGGTCTGTCGACGCACGCGCACGAAGGGCTAG
- a CDS encoding DUF1905 domain-containing protein: MLASGIPGNQVSTVHNHLMVYAFTAELWIWDARKSDSWTFATVPPEHSDDLLARAGPRRGFGSIPVEVTIGTSTWRTSVFPDKQSGCFVLPIKAAVRRSEAIAAGDSIHITLSPV; this comes from the coding sequence ATGCTCGCCAGCGGCATTCCCGGCAACCAGGTCTCCACGGTGCACAATCACCTCATGGTCTACGCCTTCACCGCGGAGCTGTGGATCTGGGACGCCCGCAAGTCCGACTCCTGGACCTTCGCGACAGTCCCGCCAGAGCACAGCGACGATCTGCTGGCCCGGGCCGGACCGAGGAGAGGATTCGGGTCAATCCCGGTGGAGGTCACCATCGGCACCTCGACCTGGCGAACCTCGGTCTTCCCAGACAAGCAGTCCGGCTGTTTCGTGCTGCCCATCAAGGCTGCAGTACGACGGTCCGAGGCCATCGCCGCGGGAGACTCGATCCACATCACCTTGAGTCCCGTCTGA
- a CDS encoding MFS transporter translates to MPASTDAAHKGRYLALTAMVFATGMTFIDMTIVSIGAPVIESDLGISDDAVQWVVNGYLLGLAATFALMGRVADVYGHRRMVIIGTLVFAFSSLMCGLTPGGSIAAGWLIGWRVIEGVGAAMLFPAALAIVVAAFPPAGRGRALALFFAITGGLTAIGPILGGFLVEWNWRSIFWVNIPIAIVALALTAIAKPTTRRRNEPVDWIGAVLTIVGMGLSVLGFQQAGTWGWSSPVTWACIIGGLVVLIVFVRYELGQQYPLIKMKIFADRAFQADNAVLFFMSMAFVPVFFFLSVYAQAALGYTAQEAGLFLMWYFIGFVIAAQIGGAILDRKGSKLPMLIGGLIGAIGYAGWGFNAGSLSASAVTPWIALGGFGVGLMLGPASTDAVNRAIDATYGEVTGITQTVRNYASALGFAMLGSLMSNRIAVDLTSSAQQSGLDQQQAEALVSSASGQTSGGAAGTMANLPAGSQSFLAAVPGDFAAALSTVIYAMAVMLLLAAIVALRHPGGRAAVAEQAAAAISDESGGSAVRQTVKRLLIFAAIFIAVYLVIAYVL, encoded by the coding sequence ATGCCCGCCAGCACCGATGCAGCGCACAAAGGCCGCTATCTGGCTCTGACCGCGATGGTGTTCGCCACGGGAATGACATTCATCGACATGACCATCGTGTCGATCGGTGCCCCGGTGATCGAGTCCGATCTGGGAATCTCCGACGACGCCGTTCAGTGGGTGGTCAACGGGTACCTGTTGGGCCTTGCTGCAACGTTCGCGCTCATGGGTCGAGTGGCGGATGTCTACGGGCACCGACGGATGGTCATCATCGGCACCCTGGTGTTCGCCTTCTCCTCGCTAATGTGCGGCCTGACCCCGGGCGGCAGCATCGCGGCGGGGTGGCTGATCGGATGGCGGGTCATCGAGGGAGTCGGGGCCGCCATGCTGTTCCCCGCGGCGTTGGCCATCGTGGTCGCTGCCTTCCCGCCGGCCGGCCGCGGTCGGGCGTTGGCCCTCTTCTTCGCCATCACCGGAGGTCTCACCGCGATTGGACCCATTCTCGGAGGTTTCCTCGTGGAGTGGAACTGGCGGTCGATCTTTTGGGTCAATATCCCCATCGCGATCGTCGCCTTGGCTTTGACCGCTATTGCCAAGCCGACCACCAGACGTCGGAACGAGCCCGTCGATTGGATCGGTGCGGTGCTCACCATCGTGGGCATGGGCTTGTCGGTACTCGGCTTCCAGCAGGCCGGTACGTGGGGGTGGAGCAGTCCGGTCACCTGGGCGTGCATCATCGGCGGCCTCGTCGTGCTAATCGTCTTCGTGCGGTACGAACTGGGCCAGCAGTATCCGTTGATCAAGATGAAGATCTTCGCCGACCGCGCATTCCAGGCGGACAACGCGGTGCTGTTCTTCATGTCCATGGCGTTCGTTCCGGTCTTCTTCTTCCTCAGCGTCTACGCTCAAGCCGCGCTCGGGTACACCGCACAGGAGGCTGGGCTGTTCCTGATGTGGTACTTCATCGGGTTCGTCATCGCCGCGCAGATCGGTGGGGCGATCCTGGATCGCAAGGGATCCAAGTTGCCGATGCTCATCGGCGGACTCATCGGGGCCATCGGCTACGCCGGGTGGGGGTTCAACGCGGGCTCCCTCAGCGCTAGTGCGGTGACACCGTGGATCGCACTGGGCGGTTTCGGAGTCGGCCTCATGCTGGGGCCGGCCAGTACCGACGCTGTCAACCGTGCGATAGACGCGACCTATGGGGAAGTCACCGGCATCACCCAGACAGTGCGCAACTACGCATCCGCGCTGGGGTTTGCGATGCTCGGGTCGCTCATGTCCAACCGCATCGCGGTCGATCTCACTTCCAGCGCCCAGCAAAGCGGCTTGGACCAGCAGCAGGCCGAGGCCTTGGTGTCTTCGGCGAGCGGGCAGACCAGCGGCGGTGCGGCCGGCACGATGGCGAATCTGCCGGCAGGATCACAGTCGTTCCTGGCCGCAGTGCCGGGGGATTTCGCAGCGGCCCTCTCGACCGTGATCTACGCCATGGCCGTGATGCTGCTACTGGCTGCCATCGTGGCCTTGCGCCACCCCGGTGGTCGGGCGGCCGTCGCAGAGCAGGCAGCAGCCGCAATCTCCGACGAATCCGGTGGCTCTGCCGTCCGGCAAACCGTCAAGCGACTCCTGATCTTCGCCGCCATCTTCATCGCTGTCTACTTGGTCATCGCCTACGTCCTCTGA
- the merB gene encoding organomercurial lyase, translated as MDVEDVRVAVYESFSRTGRAPNLDRLAARFMVTEPEIRGALRELAAARHLAVGADGSIVMAHPFSSVPLGFSVMGRDTLWWGGCAWDSFALPHLLPWDDEVLVATRCPFCGHPHVWSVGTGSPPPGDQVAHFLVPAAHMWDDVVHTCGNQRIFCSRDCVSRWLNDTGQDQGYVMDLPTLWNLASHWYDGRLDHGYIRREPSAAHDYLRSVGLSGPFWGL; from the coding sequence GTGGACGTCGAAGACGTGCGTGTGGCGGTGTACGAGTCGTTCAGCCGCACAGGCCGTGCCCCCAACCTCGATCGGCTTGCTGCTCGATTCATGGTTACCGAGCCGGAGATCCGAGGGGCACTGCGAGAACTTGCAGCCGCCCGACACCTCGCCGTAGGGGCCGACGGGTCCATCGTCATGGCGCACCCCTTCTCTTCGGTACCGCTCGGGTTCTCCGTGATGGGGAGGGACACGCTGTGGTGGGGTGGCTGCGCCTGGGACTCGTTCGCTCTCCCACACCTGCTGCCCTGGGACGACGAGGTTCTTGTCGCGACGCGGTGCCCGTTCTGCGGCCACCCACATGTTTGGTCGGTCGGGACCGGTAGCCCGCCGCCTGGGGATCAGGTCGCGCACTTCCTCGTACCAGCGGCTCACATGTGGGACGACGTGGTGCACACGTGCGGCAACCAGCGGATCTTCTGCTCCCGTGACTGTGTGAGCAGGTGGCTCAACGACACGGGTCAGGACCAGGGCTACGTGATGGACCTTCCGACCCTCTGGAACCTAGCCTCGCATTGGTATGACGGACGGCTCGACCACGGCTACATCCGGCGTGAACCGTCAGCGGCGCACGACTACTTGAGAAGTGTCGGTCTCTCGGGTCCGTTCTGGGGACTCTGA
- a CDS encoding PIG-L family deacetylase yields the protein MPVRKAPTWGALVVLLMVSWFVTACDSEPKPTEPPQRVLFITAHPDDETLFGLGRFRERDWQVDVALVTNGEGGQVVEGIRATPDKDGDVLTEKDPAPTVRVVAKPPDGDRGRPVRSSVDLARERRAEFLDTMSRQGVQEVFFLSDLQRSDYEDSWDNGIRNWDVPRLRRQLALISERVQPGVVVTMNPGETWAHKQHQGLGRIVRSMWISGQLDSATGTRPILYGLREHGWYEQSQVPQKGDETFDRSAFSPTLQRTYAENWTWATDSYVSQSSHPVWFEARADAGFLPGYGDIDIIRRLAATDTTLTTLLDSSPPVPGAPDPGELRQTDMSGID from the coding sequence ATGCCAGTGCGGAAAGCGCCCACGTGGGGCGCTCTTGTTGTCCTCCTCATGGTCAGTTGGTTCGTGACGGCCTGTGACTCTGAACCGAAACCCACCGAACCGCCGCAACGGGTGCTGTTCATCACCGCCCATCCCGACGACGAGACCCTATTCGGCCTTGGGCGGTTTCGGGAACGTGACTGGCAGGTGGATGTCGCACTGGTCACCAACGGCGAGGGCGGTCAGGTCGTTGAAGGAATCCGAGCGACTCCCGACAAGGACGGTGACGTGCTGACCGAGAAGGATCCGGCGCCAACGGTTCGTGTGGTCGCCAAACCGCCGGATGGTGACCGCGGTCGTCCTGTGCGCAGTTCCGTGGACTTGGCGCGGGAGCGTCGGGCCGAGTTCCTGGACACCATGAGCAGGCAGGGAGTTCAGGAGGTCTTCTTCCTGTCCGACCTGCAGCGTTCCGACTACGAAGACTCCTGGGACAACGGAATCCGTAACTGGGATGTTCCCCGACTACGGCGGCAGTTGGCGCTCATCAGTGAGCGCGTCCAGCCCGGCGTTGTCGTCACCATGAATCCCGGCGAGACGTGGGCGCACAAACAGCACCAGGGGCTCGGGCGCATCGTGCGCTCGATGTGGATCTCCGGTCAACTGGACTCCGCGACCGGAACAAGGCCGATCCTGTACGGCCTTCGTGAGCACGGCTGGTACGAGCAGTCACAGGTGCCACAGAAGGGTGATGAGACGTTCGACCGTTCCGCGTTCTCCCCGACACTGCAACGCACCTACGCCGAGAACTGGACATGGGCAACGGACTCATACGTGAGTCAGAGCTCCCATCCGGTGTGGTTCGAGGCTCGAGCCGACGCAGGCTTCCTCCCGGGCTACGGCGACATCGACATCATCCGGCGACTGGCCGCGACCGATACGACCTTGACCACACTCCTCGACAGTTCGCCGCCTGTGCCGGGGGCTCCTGATCCGGGCGAACTTCGACAGACCGACATGAGCGGGATCGACTGA
- a CDS encoding serine hydrolase domain-containing protein, whose protein sequence is MNNPIDRPGLVGSATTRRVAAAATALVLTTGVAIPASAAPGSGKDQAAHISDIVRDTMKSDHLKAVIVRVTKNNKVIMTKAFGESLTGVPATTDMRFRNGAVAFAYVATLLMRFVDQDKVRLNDTIDRWLPNVPLSDQVTVKMLANQTSGYPDYEEDPQFTADFLENPFQDFSFKERRTIAFSRPQLFPPGTNWSYSHTNFMLLGKILSTIGAKPLATLLRQQVLRPMGLSSTVSSQSSQIPSPVLHSFSSERRAALGIPTGQKFYEESTFWNSAWGTPIGATQTTDIVDMTATADAVGSGRLLSKSSYKAMTGPNLLGFGRAQPNCVPECFKQVRGYNYGLGVVRSGSWLLQNPLLGGYSAAMANLPKQRLSIAVAATFRESAFDDQGNYPGNPSDQLWRMIGAYLAPKDPPPIKK, encoded by the coding sequence GTGAACAATCCCATCGACCGACCAGGTCTTGTCGGTTCAGCAACCACTCGCCGCGTGGCTGCTGCGGCAACGGCGCTGGTCCTGACGACAGGAGTCGCCATCCCAGCGTCGGCTGCGCCTGGGTCCGGCAAGGACCAAGCTGCGCACATCTCCGACATCGTGCGCGACACCATGAAGTCCGACCATCTCAAGGCCGTCATCGTCCGGGTCACCAAGAACAACAAGGTGATCATGACCAAGGCCTTCGGCGAATCACTCACGGGGGTTCCGGCCACCACCGACATGCGTTTCCGCAACGGAGCCGTCGCGTTCGCCTACGTGGCCACCTTGCTCATGAGATTCGTGGACCAGGACAAAGTACGCCTGAACGACACCATCGATCGTTGGCTCCCGAACGTACCGTTGTCCGACCAAGTCACCGTGAAGATGCTGGCGAACCAGACGAGCGGCTACCCGGACTACGAGGAAGATCCGCAGTTCACTGCGGACTTCCTCGAGAACCCGTTCCAGGACTTCTCGTTCAAGGAGCGGCGCACGATCGCATTCTCCCGACCCCAGTTGTTCCCCCCTGGAACGAACTGGAGCTACTCGCACACCAACTTCATGTTGCTGGGCAAGATCCTGTCCACGATCGGCGCCAAGCCGCTGGCGACGCTGCTGAGGCAGCAGGTGCTGCGTCCCATGGGACTGTCGAGCACGGTGTCTTCTCAGTCGTCCCAGATCCCCAGTCCGGTGCTGCATTCGTTCAGTTCGGAACGTCGAGCAGCATTGGGAATCCCTACGGGTCAGAAGTTCTACGAGGAGTCCACGTTCTGGAACTCGGCATGGGGAACTCCCATCGGAGCGACCCAGACCACCGACATCGTCGACATGACGGCCACTGCCGACGCCGTGGGAAGCGGGCGTCTGCTGTCCAAGTCCAGCTACAAGGCCATGACCGGTCCGAATCTGTTGGGTTTCGGTCGCGCGCAACCGAACTGTGTGCCGGAGTGCTTCAAGCAGGTACGGGGTTACAACTACGGACTTGGGGTGGTCCGCTCGGGATCCTGGTTGCTGCAGAACCCTTTGCTGGGCGGGTACAGCGCCGCCATGGCCAACCTGCCCAAGCAGAGGCTGTCAATCGCAGTCGCGGCCACATTCCGCGAGTCGGCGTTCGATGACCAAGGCAACTATCCCGGAAACCCCAGCGACCAACTGTGGCGGATGATCGGCGCCTACCTGGCCCCGAAGGACCCACCGCCGATCAAGAAGTAG
- a CDS encoding fibronectin type III domain-containing protein, translating into MSLSRPLALGLVSLSVIMTGTVTVAASPASAVAAPEAPRGLSVTRSATDPHALAINWKPVAGINNYMVRVNDGTKDTNMIVPADQTSAVFQGQGDCTNYKVSVSAVVSNDSMGTTGATYVPSLGPGGVNSTSGKRTDSGTTGVVSWGAPKHQGATPVSGYAVQVKQLSNGKVVHSQDQAQTSVTVKDLDPDRMYVAKVTATNSFGGCVTSTQVLGNNRAASPKFTVSRAADEPAAAVVNWKPSDWTGYGELTGYRIGYKRLTDKSYTWVSAKPSDRSVTVSALDPTVNWTFVMRGVNGDVEGLLSKPYSLNRSGYNPVSATATITGGDDSIAVDFSAPVGSSSNYPVARIDVARANGTAGWTDRHQVTNNAGRVTFDPVPCGTYNVVVTGIGATSSQEMLRMKARVCEPAPICFVSTLTNGGFETPAIPNATYRILPSSTSGLQWNNSAESFIELWSTGFSHSSNGKVTAAEGRQFAELNANKAGTLYQDLPTTPGTTMRWHLKHRGRAGTDTMRVMVGAPGGQLSQSGSELSTGNTAWVQYTETYKIPAGQTTTRFAFQAVRTASSMSVGNFLDDVVFTPETCQ; encoded by the coding sequence ATGAGCCTCTCTCGACCACTCGCCCTCGGCCTCGTTTCACTGTCCGTCATCATGACGGGCACAGTGACAGTCGCAGCCTCCCCAGCTTCGGCTGTCGCTGCTCCGGAGGCTCCCCGCGGTCTGTCAGTGACCCGGTCGGCCACTGACCCCCACGCCTTGGCGATCAACTGGAAGCCCGTGGCCGGGATCAACAACTACATGGTTCGCGTCAACGACGGCACCAAGGACACGAACATGATCGTCCCTGCCGATCAGACGTCGGCCGTCTTCCAGGGGCAGGGTGACTGCACCAACTACAAGGTTTCGGTGTCGGCCGTCGTCTCGAACGACTCGATGGGTACGACAGGAGCCACCTACGTTCCGTCCCTGGGTCCCGGGGGAGTCAACTCGACGAGCGGGAAGCGGACCGACAGCGGCACCACGGGGGTTGTGTCCTGGGGTGCGCCCAAGCATCAAGGCGCGACGCCCGTCAGCGGCTACGCGGTTCAGGTGAAGCAGTTGTCCAACGGCAAGGTGGTCCACTCGCAGGACCAGGCCCAGACTTCAGTGACCGTCAAGGACCTGGATCCTGACCGGATGTATGTCGCGAAGGTGACCGCCACCAACAGTTTCGGGGGATGCGTCACGAGCACCCAAGTGTTGGGCAACAATCGCGCCGCCAGCCCCAAGTTCACCGTCAGCCGGGCGGCAGACGAACCCGCGGCCGCAGTCGTTAACTGGAAGCCCAGCGACTGGACGGGATATGGCGAACTCACCGGATACCGCATCGGGTACAAGCGCTTGACGGACAAGTCCTACACCTGGGTTTCCGCCAAGCCGTCCGACCGGTCGGTCACTGTCTCCGCCTTGGATCCGACGGTGAACTGGACGTTCGTCATGCGCGGGGTCAACGGCGATGTCGAGGGCTTGCTGAGCAAGCCGTACAGCCTGAACCGCAGCGGCTACAACCCGGTCTCCGCGACCGCCACCATCACGGGTGGCGACGACTCGATCGCCGTCGACTTCTCCGCGCCGGTTGGTTCCTCGAGCAACTACCCCGTCGCTCGCATCGATGTCGCCCGGGCCAACGGCACTGCGGGATGGACGGACCGTCATCAGGTCACCAACAATGCGGGTCGGGTGACCTTCGACCCGGTGCCCTGCGGCACCTACAACGTGGTGGTCACCGGCATCGGGGCTACCTCGTCGCAGGAGATGCTCCGCATGAAGGCGCGCGTCTGCGAACCCGCCCCCATCTGTTTCGTGTCGACTTTGACCAACGGTGGGTTCGAGACTCCGGCCATCCCCAACGCGACCTACCGGATCCTGCCCTCGAGCACTTCGGGTCTGCAGTGGAACAACTCGGCGGAAAGCTTCATCGAGTTGTGGTCCACCGGGTTCAGTCATAGTTCCAACGGCAAAGTCACCGCCGCCGAGGGCCGACAGTTTGCGGAACTCAACGCCAACAAGGCCGGGACCCTGTATCAGGACCTACCGACCACTCCCGGCACGACGATGCGTTGGCACCTGAAGCACCGGGGGAGGGCCGGAACCGACACCATGCGGGTCATGGTTGGCGCCCCTGGCGGCCAACTGAGCCAGTCCGGGTCGGAGCTTTCTACCGGGAACACAGCGTGGGTCCAGTACACCGAGACCTACAAAATTCCGGCGGGCCAGACCACGACTCGGTTCGCCTTCCAGGCGGTGCGCACGGCGTCTTCGATGTCGGTCGGCAACTTCTTGGACGACGTGGTGTTCACGCCCGAGACGTGTCAGTAG
- a CDS encoding chloride channel protein: MGPAQATVRATWVELIIVPVAIGAVTGVCVGVLVDVIERFFLERVVLGIPGPWFALPALGVFLLTRLALIRVAGTTRPSTSELFPVYYHHSSRPYPLRQVPGRLLSGATTVGLGGSQGLESQSVMVGNALGVACRRLTRGRLAYLGTPHGRRLVLVCGAAAGIATVFSSPILGAAYGIEMPFRRNLDGRRLLAAMLAAASSFATASLIKSARNLMTYVPHEIGLYEMFGVIVVAVLCGFGARLFAIIMGRVRNWKDGPRPWGRAALAGVVLAGLAASSWWVTGAAVTAGPGYVASDWALPASGPPPALLLLLAALAFRWASVLLCIAAGGGGGVFTSLATNGLLIGTATAVIMGLPNPTLLALVGMGAFLGAGYRIPLAGAGLIIELCGEAMPTALGIAGVAIATVLMGSHSASDAQEDQVELDVPSSAGPPTVAP, from the coding sequence GTGGGTCCTGCGCAAGCCACCGTGCGCGCCACCTGGGTCGAGTTGATCATCGTCCCGGTGGCCATCGGCGCTGTCACGGGGGTGTGCGTCGGTGTCCTCGTGGACGTCATCGAACGCTTCTTCTTGGAGCGAGTCGTGTTGGGCATCCCCGGTCCATGGTTCGCCTTGCCCGCCCTGGGAGTGTTCCTACTGACTCGCTTGGCTCTCATCCGAGTCGCGGGCACGACTCGACCGAGCACGTCTGAACTCTTTCCGGTCTACTACCACCACAGCAGTCGACCGTATCCGCTGCGGCAGGTTCCCGGACGCCTGCTTTCCGGGGCGACAACGGTGGGGCTGGGCGGCTCACAGGGTCTGGAGTCGCAGTCGGTCATGGTCGGCAACGCGCTGGGGGTGGCCTGCCGCCGCCTGACCCGGGGTCGCCTCGCCTACCTCGGCACTCCGCACGGGCGCCGACTGGTGCTGGTGTGCGGCGCGGCGGCCGGGATCGCCACGGTCTTCTCCTCGCCAATCCTCGGGGCCGCCTACGGCATCGAGATGCCCTTCCGGCGGAATCTGGACGGTAGGCGGCTGTTGGCCGCCATGCTCGCGGCGGCTTCGTCGTTCGCCACGGCTTCGCTCATCAAGAGCGCCCGGAACCTGATGACCTACGTACCGCACGAGATCGGCCTCTACGAGATGTTCGGCGTCATCGTTGTTGCGGTGCTGTGCGGGTTCGGCGCCCGGCTGTTCGCGATCATCATGGGCCGGGTCCGCAACTGGAAGGATGGCCCTCGACCGTGGGGGAGAGCGGCCCTTGCCGGCGTCGTGCTGGCCGGGCTGGCGGCCTCGTCCTGGTGGGTGACGGGCGCCGCCGTCACCGCGGGCCCCGGCTACGTCGCCTCCGACTGGGCGCTGCCGGCGTCAGGACCACCTCCGGCCCTGCTTCTGCTGCTGGCCGCGCTGGCTTTCCGCTGGGCGTCGGTCCTGCTGTGCATCGCAGCCGGGGGCGGCGGCGGTGTGTTTACGTCATTGGCCACGAACGGTCTGCTGATCGGGACAGCGACCGCGGTCATCATGGGCTTGCCCAACCCGACATTGCTGGCTCTGGTCGGGATGGGCGCGTTTCTCGGCGCCGGCTATCGCATCCCGCTGGCAGGTGCCGGTTTGATCATCGAATTGTGCGGCGAGGCGATGCCGACGGCGTTGGGAATCGCGGGCGTCGCGATCGCCACGGTACTGATGGGAAGCCACTCGGCCTCTGATGCCCAAGAGGATCAGGTCGAACTGGATGTGCCCTCTTCGGCGGGCCCTCCCACGGTCGCGCCGTAA